The Carboxydocella sporoproducens DSM 16521 DNA segment CTGGCCCGATGAAAAAATTGTCAAAGGCAATTTATCTAATATTGCAGCTTTAGTAAAAGAAGCAAAAATCACCAAAACAGCTTTAGTCCTTGTAGGAAAATTCCTTAATGCTGAGTTTGATCGTTCTTTGCTTTATCACCCCAATTTCTCCCACGCATTCAGAGAGGGATCTTGACAATGAAAAAAATTTCTTTTTGGGCTCTGACTAAAGGTGGACAGGAGACAGCTTCTTTACTGGCCCAACTTTGGCAAAAAGCTTATCCGCAGACTGATGTTGCTACTTTTTTTCCAGAAGTAATGCAGCCATCATTAAAAGAAAAAATCAAACTGGAATTTGATAGATGGGATGCCCATGTTTTTATTATGGCATCTGGTATTGTCGTACGCTGTATAGCACCCTGTTTAAAGTCTAAACTGCATGACCCGGCAGTTATTGTTGGGGATGAAAAAGGACAATATCTAGTTAGTTTACTGAGTGGCCACTGGGGTAATGCTAATTGGCTTACCAAAGAATTGGCTCGTTTAAGTAATGCTACACCGGTTATAACTACCTCAACTGATGTTCAAGGCATCACATCAATTGAAGATTTAATCAAGCTCCTTAAAGCGAACCCTGAAAGTTTAAAACCGGCTAAGAAATTAAATTCAACGCTTGCCAACTCTGGAACTTTAAAAGTTTTCTGGGATAATAAAAGTTTACTAACTACACCACTACCTCTTCCAGAACGATATGAGTATACTGACAATCTTATAAATGCAGATCTAATCTTTTCCAATTCCCAGCTAACTGAAATTGATCCAGACAAACAATTGTTATTGCGTATACCCTATTTTGCATTAGGTATAGGTTGTCGTAAAAATATTTCTTTTCATCAACTCTGGCGCAATTTGCAAAGTTTTCTTTCCTCCGGCAATATTGCCATTTCTGCAATTAAAGCTCTCTGTTCAATTACGTTAAAAAAGAATGAACCAGCTATTTGGGAACTGAGTCAAAAATTAAATTTACCCCTTTATTTTTTTGAGGCTGAGGAACTGAAAACTTATGAGTCAGAACAAAATTTTTCTGCCTTTGTCAAAAAAACAACAGGAGTTGGTTGTATATGCGAACCGGCAGCAATGAAGGCATGTCAAAAGCCGAAACTAATAATTCCCAAAACCAGTTATCCCCAAACAACCTTTGCTCTGGCAGCGGACATATCTATATTATCGGAATTGGACCAGGTAATAAGGAACAAATGACCTTTTCTGCCTGGGAAGCGATAAAAAAGGCTAACTACATTGTCGGATATAAAACATATATTAATTT contains these protein-coding regions:
- a CDS encoding cobalt-precorrin 5A hydrolase — encoded protein: MKKISFWALTKGGQETASLLAQLWQKAYPQTDVATFFPEVMQPSLKEKIKLEFDRWDAHVFIMASGIVVRCIAPCLKSKLHDPAVIVGDEKGQYLVSLLSGHWGNANWLTKELARLSNATPVITTSTDVQGITSIEDLIKLLKANPESLKPAKKLNSTLANSGTLKVFWDNKSLLTTPLPLPERYEYTDNLINADLIFSNSQLTEIDPDKQLLLRIPYFALGIGCRKNISFHQLWRNLQSFLSSGNIAISAIKALCSITLKKNEPAIWELSQKLNLPLYFFEAEELKTYESEQNFSAFVKKTTGVGCICEPAAMKACQKPKLIIPKTSYPQTTFALAADISILSELDQVIRNK